The Saliniradius amylolyticus DNA segment CGGTACCAAGCAGGTAGTGGGCCTTGTCATAGGTGGCGGACCAGTCGCGCATGGCCTCATTCACCGCGTCCTTCAAGGTACCGGAGCCTGATTCCACCGGGATCACTTCCGCCCCCATCAGGCGCATACGAAATACATTGGGCGCCTGGCGTTCGACGTCTTTGGCGCCCATATAAATCCGGGCTTTGAGCCCCAGCAGTGCGCACGCCAGAGCCGTGGCGGTACCATGCTGACCGGCGCCGGTCTCAGCGATCACTTCTGTCTTGCCCATGCGCTTGGTGAGCAGCGCCTGACCCAGAACCTGATTGGTTTTATGAGCGCCGCCATGCAGCAGATCTTCCCGTTTCAGGTACAGCTTTACCTTAGGGTTTTTCACCAGATTACGGGTCAGAGTGAGCGCCGTCGGGCGACCGGCGTAGTCTTTTAACAGGCTCATAAACTCCTGTTTAAAGCCTTCATCGTTTTGGGCCTCCTCGAAGGCCTCGGCCAGCTGGTCCAGTGCCGGCACCAGCAACTCGGGCACATAGGTGCCACCATAATCGCCGAATTTTCCTGTGTTATCAGTCATCAGTAATCCCGTAATTGGTTAAAAAGTTGTTTGATCTTGTCGGCATCTTTGATGCCCGGAGCGCTTTCGACGCCGGAATTGGCATCCAGCCCGCCTAAACCTGTGCGGCGTGCCTGTTTGATATTCTCCGGACTCAGTCCGCCCGCCAGCCAGTAACCGGACTTATCAACGAGCCCTTCCAGCAACGACCAGTCGAAGGACTGGCCGGTGCCGCCTTTATCCTTGCCCACCTGACAGTCCAGCAGGTAGTGGTCCACCTTAGGGTGGTCCATCTCAGGCAGGCTGTTTTTAACGCCGACGGCCCGCCAGACCTGACAGTTGTCGGGCAGGGCGGCGCGCAGCTGGTCGATGTATGTATGGTCCTCATCGCCGTGCAATTGTACCGCCACCAGTGACAACTGACGGGCCGTATCCGCAACGGTTTCGATGGCTTCATTCACAAACACCCCCACATAATTAAAGGGCACGGCATCGACGATGGCCTGAGCCTGCTCAAGCGTCACGCAGCGGGATGACTTTCGAGCGAAAATCAGTCCGCCATAGCTGGCACCAGACTGGGCCACGGCTTTGGTATCCTCAATGCGCGTGAGCCCACAGACTTTTACCTTCCCCAGCACCAGCTGGCGCACGGCTTTAGGCAGATCGTGCTGGGCCATCAGGGCGCTGCCCACCAAAAAACCGTCCGCATGCGGTGCCAGACGCTGCACATCCTCATGGGTATAGATGCCCGATTCGGAAATCACTACCGCCTCTTCTGACAACAGAGGAGCCAGGCGCTCGGTAGCGGCCAGATCGGTGCTGAGATCCCGCAGGTTGCGGTTGTTAATGCCGATGATTTTGGCCTTTAACTGGCAGGCCCGCTCGGCTTCTTGTTCGTTACTGACTTCGGTCAGAATATCCAGCTCCAGCTCATTGGCCACCGCCTCTAACTGCTTATATTCGTCGTCGCTGAGTACCGACAGCATCAGCAAGATGGCATCGGCGCCATAGTAGCGGGCCAGGTATACCTGATACGGGTCAACAAAGAAGTCTTTATTCAACACCGGCTGGCTGACACGTTCGGTCACATACTGCAGATATTCATAGCGACCCTGAAAGTATTTCTCGTCGGTTAGCACTGAGATGCCGGCCGCGTAAGGGGTGTAGGCGGCGAGGATCTCGTCCAGATCAAACCGCTCGCGAATCAGTCCTTTGGAAGGTGAAGCCTTCTTGCATTCCAGGATAAAGCCGGTGTTCGGTGCACTTAAAGCCCGATACAGGCTCTTTTTTGAGGGAGTCAGCGTACGCTGAAACTCACTCAGAGGTAACGCCTGCTTACGGGCTGTTAATTCCTGGCGCTTATCGGCAACAATCCGGGCAAGCACATTATCCATGAGTGGCCTCCTGACTCAGTCGACTGGCTTGTTCAATGGTTTCGATTGCCCGGCCCGATCGGATCACCGCCAGCGCCTGTTCGGCTCCGTGTTTAAAGGTTTCGGCTAAGCCAAGCAGTTTCAGTAGCGCGCCGGTGTTGATGGCGACGGCGGTTTCGTGGGCTGGCTGGCCCTGACCATTGAGCAGCGCCTCAATGAGGGTTTTATTCTCCTCTGGTTCGCCGCCTTTAATGGCGCTAATGGGGGATTCGGTCAGGCCAAAATCCGCCGGGCTGAGCTGATATTCACGGATCTCCCCTTGATCCAACTCAGCCACCTGCGAAGGGCCATGCAGTGCAAATTCATCCAGGCCGCTGCCATGCACCACCAGTGCCTTGGTATAGCCCAGTAGTTTCAGGGTTTCGGCAAAGGGCCGCACCAGTTCAGGCAGATACACCCCTACCAACATATGGCTGGGACGGGCCGGATTGGCCAACGGCCCTAACAGGTTGAACAGGGTACGGGTTTTGAGCGCCTGACGCACCGGCATCGCATGGCGAATGCCGGCATGATAGTTGGGCGCAAATAAGAAGCACAGGCCGGTTTGCTCCAGGCAGTTGGCGGCAGTGTCTGGGGACATCATCAATTCCATGCCGAAAGACTCAAACAGGTCTGCCGAACCGGATTTGCTGGACACGCTGCGATTGCCGTGTTTGGCCACCTTAGCGCCACAGGCCGCCGCCACAATCGCGCTGGCCGAGGAGATATTAATGGTGTTGTGACCATCGCCGCCGGTACCGACGATATCGGCAAAAGGCGTGTCGACCTCAGGAAAGGGCCTGGCATTATCGATTAGCGCCGATACGGCCCCGGCTATCTCCTCCGGGGTTTCGCCGCGCATCTTTAATGCGGTGAGTGCGGAAGCCAGTACCACCGGCTCCACATCGCCTTTCACTACGGCATCAAAAAAACGCCGCGTATCGGCCTGAGACAAGGCTTTGCCGTCGTATAAGGTATCTAGTATGTCTTGCACGACGCATCTCCTAGAAAGTGAATGCTCTGGGTCAACAACTGGCTGCCCAGTGACGTTAAAATGGATTCGGGGTGAAACTGAAAGCCCAGCATCTGCTGCTCCTGGTGATACACCGCCATGGGCAACTGGTTAAATTCGGCCAACACGTCCAGCGAGTCGGGTACCGAGTGCGCCACCAGAGAATGGTAGCGTGCCACCGGTAATGGGTTGGGTAGATCGCTGAACATCTTATCGCCGCAGTGCTCGATGGCCGAAGACTTTCCATGCATCACGGTATCGGCCCGGCCCACTGTGCCGCCAAAATGCTCCACAATGGCCTGATGGCCTAAGCAGATCCCCAGCACTGGGAAACGCCCGGCCACCTTATTTAACAGTTCAGGCACACAGCCGGCATCGGCCGGTGCGCCGGGGCCTGGCGAGAGCATCAACAGCGGCGGAGTGGGGCTTCGCTCCAGCTGTTTCAGGATAAAATCGGCACTTTGCTGGTTACGATAGACGGTCAGCTCAAAGCCCATGCAGCGCATTTCATCTACCAGGTTGTAGGTAAAGGAGTCAAAGTTATCCACCAGAATAATACGCTTATCAGCCATGATCATTCTCCTTGATAGGGCATTGGTGGGCGTCGATCACCGCACGGATCACCGCCTGAGCCTTGCCACGGGTTTCATCCGCCTCTGACTGAGGCTCGGAGTCAAATACCACCCCGGCGCCTGCCTGAATATAGGCGGTCTGATTTTTGACAAAGGCCGAGCGAATCACGATACAGGTATCCAGATCGCCGTGGCCATTCATATAGCCTACGGCGCCGCCGTAGCTGCCCCGGCGTTCCCCCTCCACCTCACGAATCAGCCGGGCTGCCATCACTTTTGGTGCGCCCACCAGAGTGCCCATGTTCATGCAGGCCTGATAAGCGTGCAGCGCATCCAGGTCGCTGCGTAAGGTGCCCACAACACGCGATACCAGGTGCATTACGTGAGAATAGCGGTCGACCTTGAGCAGATCTTTGACATAACGGCTACCCGGCTCGCTGACCCGGGCTATATCGTTACGGGCCAGATCCACCAACATCAGGTGCTCGGCTTTTTCTTTGTCGTCTTCGCGTAGGTTAAGCTCAATGCGGCTGTCCAGATCTCTATTGATACTGCCATCGTGGTTAAAGCCTCGTGGACGGGTTCCGGCGATGGGGTACACCTCCACCTCGCGGTTGCTCTGAGTGTACTTAAGCGCCGACTCTGGCGAGGCACCGAAGATGGTGAAGTCCTGATCCTGCAGGTAGAACATGTAGGGACTGGGGTTTTGTTGCTTAAGCCTGGCGTAGGCCAGGTAAGCATCGGGGCAGGGCAGGGAGAAGGTGCGCGAGGGCACCACCTGAAAAATATCCCCGGCCAGGATATGTTCTTTAAGATTCAGCACATCCTGTTTGAATTCTGCATCGGATTTACTCACCTTCAGTGACTCGGCACTGACTGAAGCCGTGGGCGCTGTCGGTTCGGGCAGATTCTCACCTAAGGCCTGATAAAGCTGCTCCACACGCTGACTGACGGCGAAATAATGATTGGCGACCTGCTCGCCGCTAAATACGCTGCCGATAATCTGGCTGCTGCGGGATTGGTGGTCTACCAATATCAGGGTCTCGGCCAGATAAAACACAAAGTCCGGGCAGTCGTTATCGCCGTCGGGTACCTCCGGCAAAGGCTCGAAACCGGCCAGTAAGTCATAGGCGAACACCCCGCCCAGAAACACTGCCTGAGGATGGTCGCGCAATGGCGTTAGTCTCTGCACGCAGGCTCTTAAGCTGTCGAATACCGAGTGAGCTTTTAAACGCGCGTCTTCATCCAGCTCGGCATCGGCGGGCGGGTAGGTCAGCGTTAATTGGGTAAGGCCTTGTTCACTCACTTCGGCACCGCTGTATTCGGCCAGTACCGGCAGTACCGCCTGGCCGTTATCGGTGAGCGCTACGGCATTCACCTGATGACCCCGGCACTCAAGACGTACGGCGGCGTCGGTGAGGATCAGGCTCTTTAAGTTGTCCTTGCTGTCGATCTCGGCCGACTCTAACAGCAGGGTATTGCCCCGCTCCCGACACAGATGCTGATAGAGTGCCAAGGGGTCGGGCTGGTAGGGGGCGTCTTTAATCAGACTCTCCACCTGTCCGGGTTGTTGGCTAAGTTGAGTTAAGCTCATAAATTATCCATGGTTAAAAACGAAAAAGGCCCGCGAAGTGCGGGCCTTTTCTCTGGAATTTTTCCAGGCACAAAAGCGCATAGCCCGCTTAGTTCGGGTTATGCCACCACCAGATAGTGTTCAGTGTGTGAAAAGACTGTTGTGCTCTCATAAATCGTTCAATGCTTTCATTGGTTTTGTTCGAGAATCAGCGTCGCTGTTCTGTATAATGTGCCTATAGAAGAAACCAAATTGAAGCCTAAGTCAACCAATGTGCTTATGGCAAAAGTGAATAAACCATAGTGTTGGGGTCTGTTTATCTTTCATAAACGCGCTCTGCTGGAGGCTATTTTTTCATCCAGCAAGGCAGAGGGAGTGAAGTTTAGTGGACCTAAATAAGCGACTGATAACGCCGCTGGATGAGAAAATGGCCCCAGCCCCTTGGGTTGAGGCTAAAAAAGCGTCACGCTAGGTTACTCGTGGCTCGTTTAGATGGCTAAACCACGCCACTCGCGCCTTGATTGACACTTTTTTCGCTCTCAACAGAGACGAAGATGAGAGATAAACAGACCCTAATGAAAATCGATCTGCACAGTCACACCCACTATTCCGATGGCAGTTTATCGCCTGAGGAATTGGTGCTTCGGGCCCATAATCATCAGCTGGATGTGCTGGCCATTACCGATCATGATTCGACCGCTGGCCTGGAAGAGGCTCAGGCATGTCAGGCCGGGCAAAAACGATCATTACAGCTGATTCCAGGGGTGGAAATTTCCACCCGCTGGCATGGGTTTGATATTCATGTATTAGGGCTGAATATCGATCCGGCCCATCCGGTTTTAACTCAGCGGCTGGCCGAGCAAAGTGAGCGGCGTGATGAGCGGGCGCAAAAAATCGGTGAGAAGCTGGCTAAAATGGGCTTTGAGTCGGTGTATGAAGATGCGGTGCGACTGGCCGGAGTGGGGCAGGTGACCCGGGCCCATTTTGCCCGGGCGCTCATTAACGCCGGTATTGTCAGTGACTTTGATGCCGCCTTTCGCCGTTATTTAGGCAAGGGGAAACGAGCTCATGTGACCCCCCAGTGGCCGGAGATCCCTGAGGCCATTGACTGGATCCACGCCGCCGGTGGCGATGCGGTGCTGGCTCATCCGGCCCGCTATGACCTTAGCGCCAAGTGGCTGCGCCGACTGATCGTGTATTTTAAAGACTGTGGCGGCGATGGCCTGGAGGTATTGCATCCGGGCCTGTCGCCGGATCGGCGTCGACAGATGGCCAGCTATGCCCGCGAATATGATCTTAAAGCCTCGGCCGGCTCGGACTTTCATCATCCGTCGCGCTGGACGGAGCTGGGCAAAAACCTTTCGTTTGCCGAAGACCTTGTGCCAATATGGCAGAATTGGTCCATCAATTAATTGGAGGTATTGATGAGTCAGTTTTTTCAGATACACCCGGACAACCCTCAGCCGAGGCTGATTAAGAAAGCCTGTGAGATGATCCACGACGGTGCTGTGGTGGTTTATCCCACCGACTCCGGTTATGCCATTGGTTGCCATATGGACGACAAAAAGGCACTGGAGCGCATTTGCCAGATCCGAAACATCGGCAAGGATCACAACTTTACCCTGATGTGCCGGGATATGTCGGAGCTGTCTGAGTACGCGCGGGTGGATAATCTGGCTTTTCGCCAACTTAAGAACAACACGCCAGGCCCCTACACCTTTGTATTTAAGGCCACTAAGGAAGTCCCCAAGCGTTTGCAAAACCCCAAACGTAAGACCATAGGCATTCGGGTACCGGCAAATCCCATTTCCCTGGCACTGCTGGAAGAGCTGGGCGAACCACTGATGTCCACCTCCCTGATTCTGCCGGGCAATGCCCTGGCCGAGTCCGATCCTGAAGATATTCGCGACCGACTGGAGAAGGTGGTGGACCTGATCATCGACGGCGGCAATATTGGCGAGCATCCCACCACAGTGGTGGACCTTTCCGACGGTGAGGCGCGGGTATTGCGTGAAGGCGAGGGGGATGTAGAGCCTTTTGTCTGAGCCAACCCCTTCCAGCGGCGACAAGCCACAAGTCAGCCAACAAGTTCCGGTGCAGCAACCGCTGCCACTGGCGTTTGTTAATGGCGAAGCGGTACTGGAAAAGCCGCAGGATCTCTATATTCCGCCGGAAGCGCTGGAAGTGATTCTGGAAACCTTCGAAGGCCCGCTGGATCTGCTGTTGTATCTGATCAAGCGCCAGAAACTGGATATCGCCAATATGCCCATTGTGGATATCACCCGCCAGTATATGGAATACGTAGACGTGATGAAGGATCTCAAGCTGGAACTGGCTGGAGAGTACCTGCTGATGGCGGCGATTCTGGCGGAGATTAAAAGCCGGGTGTTACTGCCGCGGCCTAAGTCGGTGGAAGAGGACGAAGAAGACCCCAGAGCCGAGCTGATCCGGCGGCTAAAAGAGTATGAGGCCATCAAGCAGGCGGCGGCCGAGATCGACGGCTTGCCCCGTCAGGAACGGGACAATTTTACCGGCGCGGCAACAGCCCATGAAAACTGCCAGCCCGAGCAGATCTTGCCGGAAGTGGACCTTAAAGAGCTGGTGCTGGCCTTTCAGTCTGCCATGCAAAAGGCAGCCAATTTCGAGCATCATCATATTACTCCCGAAGTGCTGTCCACCCGAGAGCGCATGAGCCAGATCCTGGATAAGGTGCAGGCGGATCGTTACCTGAATTTCTCCGAGCTGTTTACCCCCGAGGAAGGCCGCTCGGGCGTGGTGGTGTCCTTCTTAGCCGTGTTGGAATTAGTGAAGGAGTCGCTGGTGGAGCTGTTACAATCAGAGGCCTACAGTCAGATCCATATTCGCGCCGCAGGTGGGCAGGATAAGAGTTACGAGGAATTGGGCTGATGGCGAAGATCGGCGATGAACAGTTAAAACAATTGGTGGAGGCGGCGCTGTTTGTGGCCGACGGACCACTGAGTAAAGACAAGCTGCAAAACACCGTACTGGAAGGCCTGGGAGTTTCTACCCAGAAGCTGAATAAGGCGCTGGACGCCATCGAACTGGATTACCGGCCCAGAGGCATTCATCTGGTGCAGGTGGCGTCGGGCTATCGGTTTCAGTCGGACGACAGCCTGTCGCCCTGGCTGAGTAAGCTGTGGCAGGAAAGCACGCCGCGCTATTCCCGCGCTTTGCTGGAAACGCTGGCGCTGATCGCCTATCGCCAGCCGGTTACCCGGGGCGAAATCGAAGATGTGCGCGGGGTGACGGTCAGCAGCAATATTATTAAGACGCTGACCGAAAGGGACTGGATTAAGGTGGTGGGCCACCGTGAGGTGCCCGGCCGCCCGGCGCTATACGCCACCACCAAGGGATTTTTGGATTACTTTGGCCTGCAAAGTCTGGAACAATTGCCGGATATCGAAGGTTTTGACGGTGAGATAGAGGATCTTTTCTCTATGCCCACCGACGAGGATGCGAAGCAGGCCGAGGCCTCGATAAGCGGGGATGACCCGGAGAATAAGGACAGCAGGAAGACGGCAGCGGACGGGACGCCAACAGCCGATAATGTGATCCCGCTACGAGGCGCAGAGAGCCAGGATTGATTGACTGAAATCCCGGTGTTTAATTTAACGATTGTTTTGAGAAAGTCCCGTCGAATGAAATCAGAAGTAAAGAAGAAGCGCCCATCGCTGAGTTGTCAGCCGGTGAGTGTAAAGTCCGTTATGTACGCATTGTTAGGCCTGTGCTTGTCGGCCTGTTCACTGACCCCAAGTTCAAAACAGGAGTCCAGGCCGGTCTACCAGGCTTTTTGTCTGGGCTCTGAGGCCGAAGCCAGACGACTGGGCAATGATATATACCGCAATGGCTATTCCAGCCGGGTCAGTTACTGGGTGTATGGGGACTCGAGCATCGAGATCAGCTCTTTGGCGCTGCTCTGGGAGGGCTTCGACAGGCACAACTTCTGCGACCCCAGTACCTATCCCATTGTGATCCGTTTTAAAAAGGAGCAAACCGGGATCGCCACCGATCAGGTGTATAAGTGGTCCAAAATCGTGCTTGAGAATATGCTCAGGGAGCGAGGGGTAAGGATCTAGGGGCCAGGGCATATCGTCGCCCTGAGTTAGCTCAGGGCCTCGCAGTATGCCCGCCCGCACTTATCGTCAACCCGGCGAGGGCCGGGGCCTGATCCTTGTAGTTTGACTAAGAGTTCGGAATCCTGCCCTTCATAGGGCCTTTATACATTGGCAACCATAGCCAGATACGTGACGCGAATCATAGAGTTATCGTCACCCCGCACTTGATGCGGGGTCCAGTCCTTTTAGCTTTACTGAGTAGCCAGGATACTGAATTTGAGGTGGATTCCACCTTTGGCATCCCTGCCGGATATGACGTGCCTTCCGTGGCACGCCAGCCCCTTTTGGAAAGACCCAAAAGGGGCGAAAAGGTCTTTGGTCGCTGCTGACTTTCCGGGAACCTTGCCGAACCAAGGCTCTGAAAGCATCGAACCGGCTCAAGGTAGCGTCCTGCAAAACTATCGCCTCGCGAAATCGTCCAGGATTTCGCGTTCGATTGAGCCTTTTTTCGTCAAGGGAAAGTCAAAGCGACAAGGAGTAAACCCAACCTTCCCAGTCACCCTGAGCTTGTCTCAGGGTCTCCAACATTCAACTCGTAAGCCTCAGTCCGCACCAGTTGGCCCGTTAAAACACCCTGTGGATGGCGTGTCATAGCCAGCAGGGAAAGCCTAAGTCAAACTACTCAACTCTTATACAGGTATAATAGAACTTACACCAGAATCGGTGTCAGGTCGCTAGTAAGGCGCTCGCTTTCTCCAAAGCCACTCTTGTATCAGGCTGATACTAAAAGGCTTTTTGACAGGCTTGTGTTTCTGGCGAGCGCCAAGTTAGACTGTACTCGTTTTCCACAAAACAACCGGTTTGTCGCGACCTGGCGGCATACCCGTAACGGACTGTTTTAAAAGGAGTTATTCAATGTTTGCTCTCCAATCAAGCTTCCAGAACTCTGTATTTATCGCGCGTGCACACTAATAACTGTTATGAGCAGCGCATACATCAAGTTCAGTAACTTTAATCACATCTATCATTTAGAAGAATCAACTGATGACAGAAAAACTAGGATACGGAAGCCAACACATCGACGCTAACTGGGGATGCGATTTTAGGGAGGTCGTTAGTAAATCCACTATTGAAAAAATCAAAGTTTGCCATGTACATGTTAACGAGATCGATAAAATAGCAAATGAACTGGCTAAAAATGTCCTTGATACAGCATGGATGATGAATTTAGATCCAGGATGCCGGCGAGCATATGACAGAACAGTTAATGAAACAGCTCAGGCATTAGTTAGCATTTTCCAAAATACAGCTGCATCTTGTAATGTAGGTAGTGAGTTTGGTGAAGTTATGGTATCTATTGGTTCGACTCATGCACTAGAAGCAATATTTAACCACTTACCGCTACCAGTAGCTGAACTTTGGAAACCTCAATTAAAGCAAAATGAAGGTTTTGATTTTCATACAGTATGCTCAGAGCAAATAATAAATTTTGGCGAGGCTAAATTCTCTGGAGTATCGAATCCACACGGGAATGCAATAAATCAAGCGAAAGGATTCATTGATGATGAAAAACACTTTAGAGATCGTATTCATTTAATAAACTTGGTTTCGGGTGAAGCAATAGATAATCTTGATAAAGATAGCTATGGGGTTGTGGCTGCATTTTCTATAAACACTGATAATCCTCTCTCGATCATACATAATGCCATTAAGTCTGCAGAAGAGAAACTTAACGCTGATGAAATCAAATCAGTCTACTTGGTAGGAGTAACTCGGTGAGTATTACTGAGATCGTTAACAACCCTAATCCATTAATTGGTCTGTCTGTATTACTTGACCAACTCCACCGAGATGGGCCTATAAGTTCAGAAATATTAGAAAAACTAAGTTATTATAAAAAATTCCACGGTGAGATATTTGAAGAACACGAAGAACAAATAATTTCTTCACTTGGCTTGTTTTATAAGTTGCCTGAGCCAAACAGTTTATATTCATTTCTCATTTCTGGATTTGGCAAGCAGCACAAAAATGATTTTGGTGAATACCTAACGCCTGTGCAAGCAAGTGTTAGGCGAGCAGTAAATGATAATCGTGTCGTCTCTATTTCTGCGCCAACTAGTGCAGGGAAATCATATTCAATAAGAGACTTTATTGCTGAGGACGATGGGGATGCTGTAGTAGTTGTACCATCAAGAGCTTTAATTGCGGAATATGTCAATACAATGAAAAAGAAGTTTAAGGGGGATAAGAATGTAATGATTTCTCCCTTTGTTGATGACATATTCAAATCAAGGAATCTTAGAAGGATATTTATTCTAACTCCAGAAAGGGCCAGAGATCTTTTTACCGGAAACCTCAGTCTTAATATAAAAATATTTTTCTTTGATGAGGCCCAAGTTTCTGAGGAGAATGAGCGGGGAATAATATT contains these protein-coding regions:
- the trpCF gene encoding bifunctional indole-3-glycerol-phosphate synthase TrpC/phosphoribosylanthranilate isomerase TrpF, giving the protein MDNVLARIVADKRQELTARKQALPLSEFQRTLTPSKKSLYRALSAPNTGFILECKKASPSKGLIRERFDLDEILAAYTPYAAGISVLTDEKYFQGRYEYLQYVTERVSQPVLNKDFFVDPYQVYLARYYGADAILLMLSVLSDDEYKQLEAVANELELDILTEVSNEQEAERACQLKAKIIGINNRNLRDLSTDLAATERLAPLLSEEAVVISESGIYTHEDVQRLAPHADGFLVGSALMAQHDLPKAVRQLVLGKVKVCGLTRIEDTKAVAQSGASYGGLIFARKSSRCVTLEQAQAIVDAVPFNYVGVFVNEAIETVADTARQLSLVAVQLHGDEDHTYIDQLRAALPDNCQVWRAVGVKNSLPEMDHPKVDHYLLDCQVGKDKGGTGQSFDWSLLEGLVDKSGYWLAGGLSPENIKQARRTGLGGLDANSGVESAPGIKDADKIKQLFNQLRDY
- the trpD gene encoding anthranilate phosphoribosyltransferase, translated to MQDILDTLYDGKALSQADTRRFFDAVVKGDVEPVVLASALTALKMRGETPEEIAGAVSALIDNARPFPEVDTPFADIVGTGGDGHNTINISSASAIVAAACGAKVAKHGNRSVSSKSGSADLFESFGMELMMSPDTAANCLEQTGLCFLFAPNYHAGIRHAMPVRQALKTRTLFNLLGPLANPARPSHMLVGVYLPELVRPFAETLKLLGYTKALVVHGSGLDEFALHGPSQVAELDQGEIREYQLSPADFGLTESPISAIKGGEPEENKTLIEALLNGQGQPAHETAVAINTGALLKLLGLAETFKHGAEQALAVIRSGRAIETIEQASRLSQEATHG
- a CDS encoding aminodeoxychorismate/anthranilate synthase component II → MADKRIILVDNFDSFTYNLVDEMRCMGFELTVYRNQQSADFILKQLERSPTPPLLMLSPGPGAPADAGCVPELLNKVAGRFPVLGICLGHQAIVEHFGGTVGRADTVMHGKSSAIEHCGDKMFSDLPNPLPVARYHSLVAHSVPDSLDVLAEFNQLPMAVYHQEQQMLGFQFHPESILTSLGSQLLTQSIHFLGDASCKTY
- a CDS encoding anthranilate synthase component 1; protein product: MSLTQLSQQPGQVESLIKDAPYQPDPLALYQHLCRERGNTLLLESAEIDSKDNLKSLILTDAAVRLECRGHQVNAVALTDNGQAVLPVLAEYSGAEVSEQGLTQLTLTYPPADAELDEDARLKAHSVFDSLRACVQRLTPLRDHPQAVFLGGVFAYDLLAGFEPLPEVPDGDNDCPDFVFYLAETLILVDHQSRSSQIIGSVFSGEQVANHYFAVSQRVEQLYQALGENLPEPTAPTASVSAESLKVSKSDAEFKQDVLNLKEHILAGDIFQVVPSRTFSLPCPDAYLAYARLKQQNPSPYMFYLQDQDFTIFGASPESALKYTQSNREVEVYPIAGTRPRGFNHDGSINRDLDSRIELNLREDDKEKAEHLMLVDLARNDIARVSEPGSRYVKDLLKVDRYSHVMHLVSRVVGTLRSDLDALHAYQACMNMGTLVGAPKVMAARLIREVEGERRGSYGGAVGYMNGHGDLDTCIVIRSAFVKNQTAYIQAGAGVVFDSEPQSEADETRGKAQAVIRAVIDAHQCPIKENDHG
- a CDS encoding PHP domain-containing protein; this encodes MKIDLHSHTHYSDGSLSPEELVLRAHNHQLDVLAITDHDSTAGLEEAQACQAGQKRSLQLIPGVEISTRWHGFDIHVLGLNIDPAHPVLTQRLAEQSERRDERAQKIGEKLAKMGFESVYEDAVRLAGVGQVTRAHFARALINAGIVSDFDAAFRRYLGKGKRAHVTPQWPEIPEAIDWIHAAGGDAVLAHPARYDLSAKWLRRLIVYFKDCGGDGLEVLHPGLSPDRRRQMASYAREYDLKASAGSDFHHPSRWTELGKNLSFAEDLVPIWQNWSIN
- a CDS encoding L-threonylcarbamoyladenylate synthase; translated protein: MSQFFQIHPDNPQPRLIKKACEMIHDGAVVVYPTDSGYAIGCHMDDKKALERICQIRNIGKDHNFTLMCRDMSELSEYARVDNLAFRQLKNNTPGPYTFVFKATKEVPKRLQNPKRKTIGIRVPANPISLALLEELGEPLMSTSLILPGNALAESDPEDIRDRLEKVVDLIIDGGNIGEHPTTVVDLSDGEARVLREGEGDVEPFV
- a CDS encoding segregation and condensation protein A encodes the protein MSEPTPSSGDKPQVSQQVPVQQPLPLAFVNGEAVLEKPQDLYIPPEALEVILETFEGPLDLLLYLIKRQKLDIANMPIVDITRQYMEYVDVMKDLKLELAGEYLLMAAILAEIKSRVLLPRPKSVEEDEEDPRAELIRRLKEYEAIKQAAAEIDGLPRQERDNFTGAATAHENCQPEQILPEVDLKELVLAFQSAMQKAANFEHHHITPEVLSTRERMSQILDKVQADRYLNFSELFTPEEGRSGVVVSFLAVLELVKESLVELLQSEAYSQIHIRAAGGQDKSYEELG
- the scpB gene encoding SMC-Scp complex subunit ScpB; translation: MAKIGDEQLKQLVEAALFVADGPLSKDKLQNTVLEGLGVSTQKLNKALDAIELDYRPRGIHLVQVASGYRFQSDDSLSPWLSKLWQESTPRYSRALLETLALIAYRQPVTRGEIEDVRGVTVSSNIIKTLTERDWIKVVGHREVPGRPALYATTKGFLDYFGLQSLEQLPDIEGFDGEIEDLFSMPTDEDAKQAEASISGDDPENKDSRKTAADGTPTADNVIPLRGAESQD